The Terriglobia bacterium genome contains a region encoding:
- a CDS encoding fatty acid desaturase, protein MTDRFDNPASVKGSFYANATEELRRDLATALPNDVLKRLHERTPGKHFAWTGWQLMLLALASAGLWRFSNPLVWIPLALVQGFTLFNFTVLLHEVVHDTVFRERNSRRNRWLGVAYAIPSGISASQFTRWHLDHHAELGSDTDDPKRFRLTPKRNRRWYKLLYFTPALFPIYFRAAAAETAGYPVPLQRRIRIERWAAVAFHLGVAVTLGAAGGVGPLLRVQLLPVFFVFPVAFVINRLGQHYDIDPDDPAKWSTLMKPSWFWDRAYLFSNYHLEHHYFPRVPMYNLRRLHRLLRPFYEKSGIVPHTYGRLLWDYLVLNRKPHTKWADGG, encoded by the coding sequence GTGACGGACCGATTCGACAATCCCGCCTCGGTGAAGGGGAGCTTCTACGCGAACGCGACGGAGGAGCTGCGGCGGGACCTCGCCACCGCGCTCCCGAACGACGTGCTCAAGCGCCTCCACGAGAGAACCCCTGGGAAGCACTTCGCCTGGACCGGGTGGCAGCTGATGCTCCTCGCCCTGGCCTCCGCGGGGCTCTGGCGCTTCTCGAATCCCCTCGTCTGGATCCCGCTCGCGCTCGTGCAGGGGTTCACGCTCTTCAACTTCACTGTCCTGCTGCACGAGGTGGTGCACGACACGGTGTTCCGCGAGCGGAACTCCCGGCGGAACCGCTGGCTCGGGGTGGCGTACGCGATCCCCAGCGGCATCTCAGCGTCCCAGTTCACGCGCTGGCACCTCGACCACCACGCCGAGCTGGGATCGGACACCGACGATCCCAAGCGGTTCCGCCTCACGCCCAAGCGGAACCGCCGCTGGTACAAGTTGCTCTACTTCACGCCGGCGCTGTTCCCGATCTACTTCCGGGCCGCGGCGGCGGAGACCGCCGGCTACCCCGTCCCGTTGCAGAGGCGGATCCGGATCGAGCGCTGGGCCGCCGTGGCGTTCCACCTCGGCGTGGCGGTGACGCTCGGAGCCGCCGGAGGGGTGGGACCGCTCCTCCGCGTCCAGCTGCTCCCGGTGTTCTTCGTGTTTCCCGTCGCGTTCGTGATCAACCGCCTCGGCCAGCACTACGACATCGACCCCGACGATCCCGCGAAGTGGAGCACCCTGATGAAGCCGTCGTGGTTCTGGGACCGCGCGTACCTCTTCTCCAACTACCACCTGGAGCACCACTACTTCCCGCGGGTCCCGATGTACAACCTGAGGCGACTCCACCGGCTGCTGCGGCCGTTCTACGAGAAGAGCGGGATCGTTCCCCACACGTACGGCCGGCTCCTCTGGGACTACCTCGTCCTCAACAGGAAACCGCACACCAAATGGGCGGACGGCGGATAG
- a CDS encoding tetratricopeptide repeat protein: MSHPGGSPSRSPAAEPAERDASRTAGSRNGLIALALAAATLLVYARAVGFDFVGLDDAAYASRNPFVLGGPTRTGIAWAFTTTYQANWHPLTWISLMIDAALGGKAPWLFHLTNVVLHLANTLLLFHVLFRMTGLPWRSAFVAALFAVHPLHVESVAWITERKDVLSTLFWLLAMLAYLRHVERPTRPRYLLVPAAMALGLLAKPMLVTLPLVLLLLDVWPLRRFPSAAGPGDSRGRTYRLVLEKAPLFALSLVSSVVTIYAQKKGGAFGGLEAFPLGRRLANAVIAYGTYVGKMLWPTKLAVPYPLIPGAQTPGRVLASAVLLVAISVLAIRGLKRRPYLAVGWLWYLVTLLPVIGLFQVGIQSMADRYTYVPLVGLFVMVAWGVPDLLRGTGLAPAARPAILGGAAGLAVLALTGCAYVQAGRWRNTSELFAHVLRVTEQNATAHNALGLDLYESGRPDDAIAHYREAIRIAPGFDLAYANLGAALSRIGKTDEAIAAYRQAFRLRLESPGMRTTVAGLLMTQGRDDEAAAEITRAMGDAPGDVSLRKALGSILARQGKSPEAMAEFEAVLRETPEDAEALASLGTLLMKQGDLAGASARFAEALSVEPDNVPAHKNLGVILARQGRYGEAVAQFTEALRVRPEDDGVRRNLEHAKALAAGGR, translated from the coding sequence GTGAGCCACCCCGGGGGATCTCCCTCGCGCTCCCCGGCCGCGGAGCCCGCGGAGCGCGACGCGTCCCGAACGGCCGGGAGCCGGAACGGGCTCATCGCCCTCGCCCTGGCCGCCGCGACCCTTCTCGTGTACGCGCGGGCCGTCGGCTTCGACTTCGTCGGTCTGGACGACGCGGCCTACGCATCCCGCAACCCGTTCGTCCTGGGCGGCCCGACGCGAACGGGGATCGCCTGGGCGTTCACGACGACCTACCAGGCGAACTGGCACCCGCTCACGTGGATCTCCCTCATGATCGACGCGGCGCTGGGCGGGAAGGCGCCGTGGCTCTTCCACCTGACGAACGTCGTCCTGCACCTCGCGAACACCCTCCTGCTCTTCCACGTGCTCTTCAGGATGACCGGCCTCCCGTGGCGCAGCGCGTTCGTCGCCGCCCTGTTCGCGGTCCACCCGCTCCACGTCGAGTCGGTCGCCTGGATCACCGAGCGCAAGGACGTGCTGAGCACGCTGTTCTGGCTGCTCGCGATGCTCGCGTACCTCCGGCACGTCGAGCGTCCGACGAGGCCGAGGTACCTCCTCGTCCCCGCCGCGATGGCCCTCGGCCTCCTCGCGAAGCCGATGCTCGTCACCCTTCCCCTCGTGCTGCTGCTCCTGGACGTGTGGCCGCTGCGCCGGTTCCCGTCGGCCGCCGGTCCTGGCGACTCTCGAGGCCGGACGTATCGCCTCGTTCTGGAGAAGGCGCCGCTCTTCGCTCTCTCTCTGGTCTCGAGCGTGGTCACCATCTACGCACAGAAGAAAGGCGGCGCGTTCGGAGGGCTCGAGGCGTTCCCGCTCGGGCGGCGGCTGGCCAACGCCGTGATCGCCTACGGCACCTACGTCGGCAAGATGCTCTGGCCCACGAAGCTCGCCGTCCCATACCCCCTCATCCCGGGCGCTCAGACGCCGGGGCGGGTCCTCGCGTCGGCGGTCCTGCTGGTGGCGATCAGCGTGCTGGCGATCCGAGGTTTGAAGCGCCGCCCGTACCTCGCGGTCGGGTGGCTCTGGTACCTGGTCACGCTCCTTCCCGTGATCGGCCTCTTCCAGGTCGGGATCCAGAGCATGGCAGACCGTTACACGTACGTTCCCCTCGTCGGCCTGTTCGTCATGGTGGCCTGGGGGGTGCCCGACCTGCTGCGCGGGACGGGCCTGGCCCCGGCCGCCCGACCGGCGATCCTCGGGGGGGCCGCCGGCCTCGCGGTGCTCGCTCTCACGGGCTGCGCGTACGTGCAGGCCGGACGGTGGCGCAACACGAGCGAGCTGTTCGCCCACGTCCTGCGCGTCACCGAGCAGAACGCCACGGCCCACAACGCCCTGGGACTCGACCTCTACGAGAGCGGCCGTCCCGACGACGCCATCGCGCACTACCGGGAGGCGATCCGCATCGCGCCCGGATTCGATCTCGCCTACGCGAATCTCGGCGCGGCCCTGTCCCGGATCGGAAAGACCGACGAGGCCATCGCGGCCTACCGTCAGGCGTTTCGGCTCAGGCTCGAGAGTCCGGGGATGCGGACGACCGTCGCCGGCCTGCTGATGACGCAAGGACGGGATGACGAGGCGGCCGCCGAGATCACCCGGGCGATGGGCGACGCGCCGGGGGACGTCTCCCTGCGGAAGGCCCTCGGCTCCATTCTCGCCCGCCAGGGAAAGAGCCCCGAGGCGATGGCGGAATTCGAGGCGGTCCTCCGTGAGACGCCTGAGGACGCCGAGGCGCTCGCGAGCCTCGGGACGCTCCTCATGAAGCAGGGAGATCTCGCCGGGGCGAGCGCCCGGTTCGCCGAGGCCCTCAGCGTCGAGCCCGACAACGTGCCGGCCCACAAGAACCTCGGCGTGATCCTGGCCCGCCAGGGACGCTACGGCGAGGCGGTCGCGCAGTTCACCGAAGCGCTCAGGGTGCGCCCGGAGGACGACGGGGTTCGCCGAAACCTCGAGCACGCGAAGGCGCTCGCCGCCGGCGGTCGCTGA